Part of the Spiribacter salinus M19-40 genome, CGAACAGCGTCTCAGGAATCGGCTCGCCGGTCTCGTGGTGGGCCGCGAACAGATCCAGCGCCTCGCGCTCCCAGCACCAGTTTTCGAGGAACTGACTGGGCAGCTCCACAGCATCCCAGGCCACGCCATTGATGCCGGCTACACTCGCGGCATCGACGCGGGTGAGCATGTGGTGCAGGCCATGGCCGAACTCGTGGAAGAGGGTTTCCACCTCGCCATGGGTGATCAATGCCGGCTTGTCCCCCACCGGTGGCGTGAAGTTGCAGGTGAGGAAGGCCACCGGTGTCTGGAGTGCGCCCCCGTGCCCCATCCGGCCCCGAGCAGTCGCCATCCAGGCCCCGCCGCGTTTGTGCGAGCGGGCATAGAGATCGGTATAGAACTGGCCGCGCAGATCGCCGTCGGCGTCGTGGATTTCGTAGAAGTGGACATCGTCATGCCAGGTGTCGACATCCGTGCGCTCAGTGATGGTGACGGCAAAGAGCCGCTGCACAACGGCGAAGAGGCCCGCCATGACCTGATCAGCCTGGAAGTAAGGGCGCAGGTCCTCAGGCGAGAGCTGGTAGCGTGCCTCGCGCAGCCGCTCGCTGTAATACCCGACGTCCCACGCCTCGAGCTGGGTGCGGCCATCGAATGTCTTGGCGAAGGCCTCGAGTTCGGCGTACTCCGCACGCGCAGCGGGCACGGCGCGCTCGGCGAGGTCTTCAAGGAACGCGATGACCTGATCGGCGGACTCCGCCATTTTGGGCGCAAGTGACAGCTCGGCGTAGTTCGGATACCCAAGCAGCTCCGCCTGCTCCTGACGCAAATCGAGGATTTCTGCCATCAGCGGGTGGTTGTCCCACTGCCCGGCGTTTGGCCCGGTATCTGAGGCCCGAGTCGTGAAGGCCTCGTAAACACGCTGGCGCAGGTGACGGTTGTGGGCGTGGGCGAGCACCGCCTGTACCACCGGCATGTCGAGGGTGACTCGCCAGCCGTCGACACCCGCCTGCTCGGCCTTTTGCTTCATCACGCCCAGCGCTGAGTCCGGAATCCCCGCGAGATCACCGGCCTGGGGGGTGTCCCAGTGCCAGGCATCGGTGGCGTCGAGCAGATTCTCCTGGAATTTGGAGGCGAGTTCGGCGAGCCGGGTTGCGATGGCGGCATACCGCGTCTTGGCCTCGTCCTCGAGGGCCACGCCGGCCAGCTCGAAGTCGCGCAGGGCGTTGTCGACGCTTTGGCGCTGATCCTGCTCGAGGCGCTCGTAGTCCTCACTCTCGCTCAGCTCCCGAAAGGCACCGTACAAGGCCGCGTTCTGCCCCATTTCCGTGTGATAGGCGGACAGAGCGGGTAAGCAGGCGTTGTAAGCCGCACGCAGCGCCTCGGTGTTCATCACGGCATTGAGATGCGAGACCGGCGACCAGACCTTTTCGAGGCGGTCTTCGAGCTGCTCGAGCGGGGCGACGAGGGTGTACCACGTGTGAGGGCCGGGTTGCGCGGTGATGGCCTCGATGGCGGCGCGGTTGTCCGCAAGGACTTGCTCTACGGCTGGCTGGATATGCTCAGGCCGAATGTCGGAAAAGCGAGGCAGCGCGTCGGTCTCGAGTAGGGGGTTGGTCATGGTTTTGCCGTGAGCTCCGTTGATGGGCGGGAAACCTTATAATCTCTAGGGTAGAGGCTGACGATACCGATTTCGAGCGCAGGCCACGCCATAAGTTCGCCTGACGGTCGCAGGCTGGGTCTGAGAGAATATAAAGCGATATTCACGATAACCAGGAGCGGGCTATGGCCGACGAGGCGCAGACGTTTGATCTGATATGCATCGGGGGCGGCAGTGGCGGCATCGCAACCGCGCGACGGGCGGCGGCGCATGGGGCACGATGCGCGGTCATCGAATCAGACCGGTTGGGTGGGACCTGCGTAAACGTGGGCTGTGTGCCCAAGAAGATTATGTGGCAGGCGGCCCATGCCGCCGACGTCATGGAGCGGGCCGCCGACTACGGTTTCTCGGGTGTCGCGCCACGCCATGATTGGCAGGCCCTGGTCAGTGCCCGTGCAGCCTACATCGAGCGGCTGAACGGCATTTATGCCCGCAACCTCGACAAGGCTGAGGTGGAAAACATCACCGGCCATGCCCGGTTCGTGGATCCCCACACCGTGGAAGTGGACGGTACCCGCTATAAGGCGGAGCGGTTCGTCATTGCCACCGGCGGCGTGCCTGGCCGGCCCGCGATCCCCGGCGGTGATCTTGGGATCGATTCAGACGGATTTTTCGACCTGCGTGATCGACCGGAGCGCGTAGCCGTGGTTGGCGCTGGGTACATTGCCGTCGAGCTGGCGGGCGTACTCCACGAACTGGGCAGTGAAGTCCAGCTTGTCGTGCGTCGCGAACAGCCGCTGCGGGAGTTTGATGCCGCCATCCAGCAGGCCTACCTGGATAGCATCGAGCAGGGCGGCCCCACGCTGATCAATCACTTCACGCCGGCCGGCCTTGAGGCGGCGTGGGGAGGATACGCGCTGCACGCCGAAGATGGTCGCAGTCTGGAGGGCCTTGACCAGGTGGTCTGGGCCGTCGGTCGTGTTCCGAACACCGACACCCTGGGCCTGGACGCCGCAGGGGTGAGCACCACCGAGCGCGGCACCGTGCCGGTGGATGACTGGCAGGTCACCAACCAGCCACACATCTTCGCGTTGGGTGATGTCACGGATAACCCCTATCCGCTGACCCCAGTGGCCATTGCGGCCGGTCGACGGCTGGCCGATCGGGTCTGGGGTGGCCAGCCCGAGCGGCGCCTGGATTACCGGGATGTGCCCACCGTGGTGTTTACCCATCCGCCGATTGGCACGGTCGGGCTGACCGAGGCGCAGGCCCGCGCCGAATACGGGGATGAGGTGCGGATCTACCAGACGGGCTTTGTGCCCATGGACTTCGCCCTGGCGCCGGCTGAGGCCAAGCAGCGCAGCACCATGAAGCTGGTGTGCGTGGGGGAGGACGAGCGCGTGGTCGGCATCCATCTCTTCGGCGTGGGCAGTGATGAGATGCTGCAGGGATTTGCGGTTGCGGTGCGCATGGGCGCGACCAAGCGCGATCTGGATGACACCGTCGCGATCCACCCAACCAGTGCGGAAGAAGTGGTCACCATGACCTAATCATAGGGGAACCCAGGTCATGATCGAGTCCTATCAGCAGATCAGCCCACAGATCGCCGAGACCGCGTGGATCCATGATGCCGCTGTCGTCATCGGCGACGTCACGCTGGGCGAGGCCGTCTCCGTGTGGCCAACCGCCGTCCTGCGCGGTGATGTTCATCGCATCGAGATTGGTGCGCGCTCCAACATCCAGGATGGGGCCATTGTGCATGTCGCCCATGAGGGGCCGTTTCAGTCAGGGTATCCCGCGGTGGTCGGCGAGGCCGTTACGGTGGGTCACCGGGCCGTTATTCATGCCTGTGAGGTGGGTAACCGGGTGTTGGTTGGCATGGGGGCCATTATTCTGGATGGCGCCGTGATTGAAGACGACGTCATCATTGGCGCCAATACGCTGGTCCCGCCCGGCAAGCGCCTGGAGAGCGGTTATTTGTATCTGGGGAGCCCGGCCAAGGTGGTTCGGCCTCTCACGGCCAAAGAGCGCGAGCAGCTGCCCTATTCAGCCGATCATTATGTCCGGCTTATGGGCCGTCATCGGGGTGACGCCGAGGACTGAGCCAGTTGGGGGCGCCTCGCGAGCAGGACCTGAACCACACTGGGCGTTGCCGCACAGGTCACGAGGGTGACCAGGGTCATGGCACCGTAGAGGGTGGGTGGGACCACCTCCGGGCCGAATCGCCGGGCCTGATCCATGATGACCATGGCGATCTCGGCCCGCGGGACCATGCTGACGCCGAGGGGCAATGCACTGCCTCGCGGGGCTGCCCAGCGGGCGGGCAGGGCCGTGCCAACCAATTTGCCCGCCACAGCGGCTACCAGCAGGCCGGCGCCGGCACTCAGGGCGCCGATCAGGGCCGTGGGGTCGAGCTTTAGGCCAATCCCGATAAAAAAGAACGGCGCCAGAAAGTCGTGGAATACGCGGTAGGCCTCGTCTTCGCGAACCCGGCTCGGGGCCTTGCTGAAGATCAGGCCCGCGAACAGTGCCCCCACGGCCAGAGAAAAGCCGAGCAGGCCGGCCATCGCGGCGATGAGGCTGCCCAGCGCGACCACCACCAGCATCGGGGCCGGCGGCCTCTCACAGCTGGCGAGGAAACGGGCAAGCGGCGGCTCTCCCCAGCGGGCAAAGAGCCAGCAGGCGGCCGCGAAAGCCACAAGGCTTGTTAGCAGGGTGGCCGTTGTGCCGGCAACCGTGCTCCAGGCGATGGCCTCCCCGGTTTGCAACACCGGGATCAGGCTCAACAGCACGGCCATCAACACGACCCCTGAGATGTCGTCCAGCTCGGCCACGTCGAGGGCGACTGATCCACTCTCGCTTCCCAGCGCGCCGGCCTGCTGCCAGGGCGGGATCGAAACGCCGATGCTGGTGGCCGTCAGCGCGACACCGGCGACGCCAGCCGGCAGGGGATCAAAGCCAACCCAGCGCGCGCCCGCATAGCCGGCGAGCCCAGCGGTGATGACACTCACCACCCAGATCAGGCTGGCGCCCGGAAGCTTTGCGAGCAGACGACGGGGGGCACTCTCGAGGCCAATCCGAAAGAGCAAGGCAACCAGCCCCAGCGCCGCCAACAATTCAAAGGCGGTTATCACCGGGGTGTTCAGCCACTCAAGCGGCGCGCCCACGAGCCGCAGCCCAAGGCCAATCAGGATATAGCCCACCAGGGGCGGGATGCGGAGCCACCCACAGACATGCCGCGCCATAACGGCAAGCAGCGTGGCCCCGCCCACCAGCATGACGAGGAGGGCATCCGGCGTGGCGCTGGCCTCAACGGGCATGCCGCTTAGGGGCGGGTGTCGTGCCGAAGGGTCTCGATTACGGGCTCGGTGCTGGGACGGATATGTCGCCAGAGTTCAAACGCGCCAGCGGCTTGCTCGACGAGCATCCCCAGGCCATCCCGGGTGCGGAATGCCCCGTTTGCCGACGCCCAGCGCAGGAAAGGCGTGGGTTCGGCCCCATAGACCATGTCATAGGCCGTGGCGCCGTCCGCGACGATGCTCTCGGGCAGTGTGGGGACCTCGCCATCCAGCCCGCTGGATGTGGCGTTGATGACCACTTCAAAGCGCTCGCCGTCCAGTTCGTCCAGTCCAATGCCCTCGACACCGCCGATATCGTCAAAGGCGGCGGCCAGAACCTGGGCGCGCTCAGCTGTCCGGTTGGCGATCACGAGGTTGGCGGGCTGCTCAGCGAGTAACGGTGCGAGGACGCCGCGGGCCGCACCGCCCGCACCGATGATCAGTAGCCGTTTGCCGGCGAGCCCCACGCCGAGGTTGTTGCGCAGGTCATTGATCAGTCCTTCGCCATCGGTGTTGTCTCCATACAGGCTTTCGCCGCAAATGAGGGTGTTGACCGCACCAGCGCGTTCGGCCCGCTCACTGCGCTGCTCGGCCAGGTCCCAGGCCGTCTCTTTAAACGGCACGGTGACATTGGCGCCGGCACCGCCCTCCTCCTGGAATGCCGCCAGCGCCTCTGCAAAGCCGTCCATGGGCGGCTCGCGACGCTCGTATTCCATCTGCTGGGCTGTTTCCTCGGCGAATAGCCGATGAATGCGGGGAGAGAGTGAATGGCCGACTGGATGGCCAAAAACGGCGTAGAGATCCATGGTCACCTCCGGTGAATCAGTTGTCTCAGTGGTCGGTGAGCCAGCCAGCCACTTCCTTGGCGAAATATGTCAGGATGGCATCTGCGCCGGCTCGCTTGAACCCCAGCAGGGCCTCCATGACGCAGGCCCGCCGGTCCAACCAGCCGTTCTCGAAGGCGGCGCTGAGCATGGCGTACTCCCCGCTGACTTGATACGCGAAGGTGGGAACACCGAACTGCTCGCGGACCCGCTGAATGACATCCAGATACGGCATGCCGGGTTTGATCATGACCATATCAGCACCTTCAGCCAGATCGAGTGCGACCTCGCGCAGGGCCTCGTCGCTGTTGCCCGGGTCCATTTGATAAGTGCGTTTATCACCGCCAGCGAGATTGCCGGCTGAGCCCACTGCATCCCGAAACGGGCCGTAGAAGGCTGAGGCGTACTTGGCGGCATAGGCGAGAATGCGCGTCTCACTGCAGCCATCAGCCTCCAGAGCCCCCCGGATGGCCGCGACTCGGCCATCCATCATGTCAGAGGGGGCGACGATGTCGGCGCCGGCCTCGGCATGAGAGCGCGCCTGGCGCACAAGCGCATCCAGGGTGAGGTCATTGGCCACGTAACCCGTCTCATCCAGCAAGCCGTCCTGGCCATGGAGGGTGAACGGATCAAGGGCCACGTCGGTGATGACGCCGAGTTCGGGCACGTGGGCCTTGACGGCCCGCACCGCCCGCTGTGCGAGGCCTTGGGGGTTCCAGGCCTCAGCGGCATCCGCGGTTTTGGCCTCAGCCGGTATCACCGGAAAGAGCGTGATCGCGGGAATACCCAGGGCATCGAGGGCCTCGGCCTCGGCGACCAGCCGGTCCACCGTGCGGCGCTCGACACCGGGCATCGACGGGACAGCCTCGGTGCGGTCTTCACCCTCGATCACGAACACCGGTTGTATCAGATCATCGACACTTAACCGATGTTCACGAACGAGCCGCCGTGTGAAGTCATCGCGGCGCAGGCGGCGCAGGCGGGTGTTGGGGAAACCAGGTGTCGGGGTGTGCATGGTCACGGTGATCTCCGGCGGTCAGGCCGCGGGGCAGCGCGGCAGACGATGGGTAGCCCAGTCCAGGACCTGGCGCACCCGTGGCGCAGTTAAATGGTAGGCCGTGGTCTCATCCACCCAGCGCCACTCATGGTGCTCGGGCGTGCCCAGTTCCGGGGCAATACCCAGCACCACCTTGCGCGTCTCGGTCCGGGCCAGATAATACCGTGCGACCTTGCCGCGGGCGTAGGGGCCTGTCTCGATATAGTCCTCGCCCCAGGCGAGATCCAGTTCGGTTATGCCGGTCTCTTCAGCCACCTCTCGCCAAGCGGCCTGCAGCGGTGTCTCGCCTGCCTCGGTACGGCCCTTGGGGAAGTCCCAGTACTGATAGGCCCGCAGTAGGAGGAATCGCCATTCCGCCGCCTCCGGGCGCACGATCACCATGCCGGCGGACAGCGTGCGGGGTCGGCGCTTATTCATGGTAGGCAGGGCTTTGAGCCTGCACGGCTTCGATCATCGCCGCCACGTGGTCGGGTGGGATTTGAGGGTGAACCCCGTGGCCGAGGTTGAAGACATGGCCACTGCCGTGACCAAACTCGGCCAGCACGCGGGCGACCTCTGCCTGGATAACGTGCGGACTGGCATACAGTACACTGGGATCCAGATTCCCCTGCAGAGCGACCTGATCGCCGACACGGCGCCGGGCTTCGCTGAGAGACAGGGTCCAGTCAACGCCCAAGGCATCGGCGCCGCAACCGGCGATCTGTTCGAGCCATAGCCCCCCGCCCTTGGTAAAGAAAACCACGGGTATGCGGCGGCCATCCCGCTCACGAATCAGCCCTTCGATGATCTGCCGGGCGAAGCGTAGCGAGAAGCGCTCGTAGGCATCATGCGCCAGGGCGCCGCCCCAGGTATCGAAGATCATCAGGGCCTGAGCGCCGGCCTCAACCTGCGCATTGAGATAGGCGGTTACCGCTTGAGCGGTCTTGTTGAGCAGCCGCTCGAGGACCTCAGGCTGATCGTAAGCGAGGGCCTTGATATGCCGGAAATCCTTGCTGCTGGCGCCCTCAACCATGTATGTGGCGAGAGTCCACGGGCTGCCGGAAAAGCCAATGAGTGGCACTTGGCCGGCCAGCTCGCGGCGGATCAGGCTGACGGCGTCGGTCACGTACCGCAGCTCCGAGCCGATGTCCGGGACAGGCAGGGCATCGATCGCTGCGGCATCGCGGACGGGCCGTTCGAAGCGCGGGCCTTCTCCCGGCTCGAAGTAGAGGCCAAGCCCCATGGCATCCGGTACCGTGAGGATGTCCGAAAACAGAATGGCGGCATCCAGCGGGAAGCGTCGCAGGGGTTGAAGGGTGACCTCGCAGGCGAGCGCCGGATTGCTGCAGAGGCTCATGAAGCTGCCGGCTTGCGCCCGCAGTTCGCGGTACTCCGGAAGGTACCGGCCTGCCTGGCGCATGATCCAGACCGGTGTCCGATCGACCGGCTCGCGCAACAGGGCGCGAAGCAGGCGGTCATTGTGGAGCTCGCTGCTCACCGCTAGACGCTCAAATAGGCGAGGATGCCCTTCGCGGCTTCCCGGCCTTCCCAGACCGCGGTCACCACCAGATCAGAACCCCTCACCATATCGCCGCCGGCGAACACGTTGGGGTTCTCCGTTTGAAAGGCGTACTTGCCTTGCTTCTGGACCTTGACTCGCTCACGCTCATCAACGGCAATGCCATGCTCGTCGAACCAGGCGGGCGGATCGGGACGGAAACCAAAGGCAATGATGACGCGATCGGCCGGGATGATCTCCTCGCTGTCTGGCACAACTTCGGGCCGCCGGCGGCCACGCTCGTCGGGTGCGCCCAGACGGGTCTCGACCACTTTAACGCCCTCGACTTGGCCATTGCCCACGATTTCGACCGGTTGGCGATTGAAGCGGAAATCGACGCCTTCTTCCTTGGCGTTGTACACCTCGCGCCGGGAGCCGGGCATGTTTTGCTCATCACGCCGATAGGCACAGGTCACACTGGTTGCGCCCTGGCGCAGCGAGGTGCGATTACAGTCCATGGCGGTGTCGCCACCACCCAGTACAACCACCCGCTGGCCGCTCATGTCGATGAACTCGGAGGGGTCTTTCTGGAAGCCCATCAGGCGGTTGATGTTCGAGACGAGGAAGGGCAAGGCGTCGTAAACGCCCTCCATGTCCTCGCCCGGGAAGCCGCCGCGCATGGTGGTGTAGGTCCCCATGCCGAGGAACACGGCATCGTAATCGCGCTCAAGCTCTTCGTAGGTGATATCGGTGCCAACGTCGACGCCCAGACGGAACTCGACGCCCATGGTTTCCATGATTTCGCGGCGCTTCGCGATGACTTCCTTTTCGAGCTTGAACGGTGGAATGCCGAACGTCAGCAGGCCACCGATCTCGGGATAGCGGTCAAAGACCACCGCCTCCACGCCGTTGCGCACGAGGATGTCGGCGGCGCCCAGGCCTGCCGGGCCCGCCCCGACGATCGCGACCTTGTGGCCGGTGGCGACCACGCCTGACATATCGGGCCGCCATCCCTGTTTGAACGCCTCGTCGGTGATGTATTTCTCGACCGACCCAATCGTGACGGCACCGAAGCCATCATTGAGCGTGCAGGCGCCTTCACAGAGGCGATCCTGCGGACAGACGCGGCCGCAGACCTCAGGCAGCGTGTTGGTTTTATGCGAGAGCTCGGCGGCCTCGAACAGGTTGCCCTCGGCAATCAGCTTGAGCCAGTTCGGGATGTAGTTGTGGACCGGACATTTCCACTCACAATAGGGATTGCCGCATTCCACGCAGCGATCCGCCTGAGAGGCGGCATGCTCGCTGCTGAAATCACCGTAGATTTCCGTGAATTTCTGAACCCGCGCGCCGGCCGGCTCTTTGGTCGTGTCCTCGCGGGGCACGTCAATAAACTGAAAGTAATTGCCCATAACTCGCTCAGGCTGCCTGACGCAGCGTGTTCAGTACCTCGTTGATGTCGGCCGCCCGGGGCTTGACCAGCCAAAAGCACCCGACGTAGTCCCGGAAGTTATCCAGAATCTCGCGACCCCACTGCGAACCGGTTTCTTCGACGAATTCAGCGATGGTGGCCCGCAGGAATTCGCGATGGGCGGTCATCGGCTCGGTCTGCACGCGGCGGATGTCGATCAGCTCGTGGTTGTAGCGGTCCACGAATCGGTTCTCGAGATCCAGCACAAAGCCAAGTCCACCGGTCATGCCGGCGCCAAAGTTGAGCCCGGTGGGCCCAAGCACGCAGACCACACCATCGGTCATGTACTCGCAGCCATGATCGCCTACGCCTTCGACCACCGCGTGGGCACCCGAGTTACGCACAGCGAAGCGCTCACCCGCCAGGCCAGCGGCAAAGAGCTTGCCGCCCGTGGCCCCGTACAGGCAGGTGTTGCCGATGATCGTGGTGTCCTGGCTAGCAAACTGGCTCTGCACCGGCGGGCGGATCACCAGTTTGCCACCGGCCATTCCCTTGCCGACGTAGTCGTTGGCATCCCCATCCAGCACCATTTCAAGGCCACCGGCATTCCAGACGCCGAAGCTCTGCCCGGCGCTGCCGGTCAGGCGCAGCGTGATCGGGTTGCCGCTCATGCCAAGATTGCCGTGTCTTACCGCGATCTCGCCGGATAGACGGGCGCCGATTGAGCGGTCGTCATTGCGAACGTTGTAAAGGAACTCGCCACCCTGACCGGCTTCGATCGCCGGCAGGGCATCAGCCACCATGCGCTCGGCCAGTTCGCCCCGGTCAAAGGGGACGTTGCTTGGCGTGGTGCAGTGCGTGGGTAGGGAGGCATCCAGCCCACCGTCTGACAGAATCGGGCTGAGATCCAGCCGGCGCTGTTTGTCGGTCTCCGCTTCCCGGGCCTCGAGCAAGTCCACGCGGCCGATGAGTGATTCGAGTGAGCGCACGCCAAGCCGCGCGAGCCACTCGCGGGTTTCCATGGCCACGAACGTGAAATAGTTGGCCACGCGCTCCGGGGTGCCGATGAAGTGCTTCATTCGCAGGACCTTTTCCTGCGTGGCCACACCTGTGGGGCAGTTGTTCAGATGACACACGCGAAGGTACTTGCAGCCCATCGCAACCATCGGAGCGGTGCCAAAGCCAAAGCTCTCGGCGCCGAGGATCGCTGCTTTGATCACGTCGAGCCCGGTCTTCAGCCCTCCATCGGTCTGGACCCGGATTTTGTCGCGCAGGTCATTGGCGCGCAGCGTCTGATGGGTCTCCGCGAGGCCAAGCTCCCATGGGGTGCCCGCGTACTTCACGGAGGTGAGCGGGCTCGCGCCTGTCCCGCCGTCGTAGCCCGAGATGGTGATCAGATCCGCATAAGCCTTCGCGACACCAGCCGCGACCGTGCCTACGCCGGGCTCGGCAACCAGCTTGACCGACACCAGTGCATCGGGGTTGACCTGCTTGAGGTCATAAATCAGCTGCGCCAGATCCTCAATCGAGTAGATGTCGTGATGCGGTGGCGGTGAGATCAGGGCAACGCCTGGCTTGGAGTAGCGAAGCCGCGCGATCATGTCGTTAACTTTGTGGCCGGGCAGCTGACCGCCCTCGCCAGGCTTCGCACCCTGAGCCACCTTGATCTGCAGCACCTCGGCGTTGCGCAGGTAGTGCGGCGTGACGCCAAAGCGCCCGGAGGCGACCTGCTTGATCCGAGAGCTCCGCTCGTTACCGAAGCGATGATCATCTTCGCCACCTTCACCGGAGTTGGAGCGTCCACCCAGCCGGTTCATGGCAATTGCCAGGGCCTCGTGGGCCTCGGGCGAGAGCGCGCCGAGCGACATGCCGGCCGAGTCAAAACGCTTGAGGATGTCCTCGAGCGGCTCGACCTCTTCTAGCGGGATGGGCGTGGGCTCCTTGACCTGCAGCAGATCGCGCAGTGCGGCCACCGGCCGCGTATTAACGGTCTCGGCATAAATCCGGTAGCGCTCGTAGTCGCCGGTGTACGCCGCCTCCTGGAGGGCCGCAACGACATCCGGGTTATACGCATGGTACTCACCACCATGGACGTATTTGAGCAATCCACCCTGCGTGAGCGGCTGACTCCGCCGCCAGGCGCCCTCGTGCAGGGTGCGCTGATCGCCTTCGAGGTCGCTGAAATTCGCGCCCTGGATGCGGGATGTCGTGCCGGTAAAGCACAGATCAACCACCTCGTCGTGAAAGCCGACGATTTCGTAGAGCTGCGCACCCCGATAGCTGGTGATCGTCGAAATCCCCATCTTCGAGAGGATCTTGTACAGCCCCTTGTTGAGACCTTTGCGATAGTTGCGCAGCAGGTCGGAGAGCTCCGCGCCCTTGATCTCGCCGGTGCGCAGCTGATCCTGGACCACGTCATAGGCCAGGTACGGGTAGATGGCCGTGGCGCCATAGCCGATCAGCACGGCGCATTCGTGGCTGTTACGGGCGGTACCGGTTTCAACGACCAGGTTGGCGTCACAGCGCAGACCAGTGCGCACCAGATGATGATGCACCGCGCCTGTGGCCAGCGCTGCGTGTACTGGGATGCGCTCGCGGCTCAGTTCGCGGTCGGAGAGCACCAGTAGCGTGGCACCGTTGCGCACCGCGGTGGCGGCCTCTTCACGAATCGCCCGCACGGCGCTGTGCAGATCGCCCTCGGCGGCGTAGCTCAAATCGATCCGGTGGATCAGGTTGTCCTGCTCGTGCTCGGCGAGAAGCCCCATGAACTTGCCATCGGAGAGGATGGGTGAGTCCAGGACCAGTCGTTTCGCATGGTCCTCGACTTCCTCGAACAGATTCTTCTCGGAGCCGAAGACGGTCTCGAGTGACATGACAATCTGCTCGCGCAGCGGGTCGATCGCCGGATTGGTGACCTGGGCGAACTGCTGGCGAAAATAGTCATACAGCGGCCTGACCTGCTGAGAGAGGACAGGCATGGGCGTGTCATCGCCCATCGAACCGACGGCTTCCTGACCGCCCTGGGCGAGGGCCCGCGTCACAATGTCGCGCTCCTCAAAGGTGACGCCGAACTGCTTTTGGTAGATGTCGAGCTGATTGGGCTCAACCGGCTCGCGCTCACTCTGTGGCCCCAGGCTGGAGGGGACGGCGCGCGAGTGCTGGGTGAGCCAGCGCTTGTAGGGCGCGCGGGTTTTCAGTCGCTCATCGATGGTCTCG contains:
- the prlC gene encoding oligopeptidase A, giving the protein MTNPLLETDALPRFSDIRPEHIQPAVEQVLADNRAAIEAITAQPGPHTWYTLVAPLEQLEDRLEKVWSPVSHLNAVMNTEALRAAYNACLPALSAYHTEMGQNAALYGAFRELSESEDYERLEQDQRQSVDNALRDFELAGVALEDEAKTRYAAIATRLAELASKFQENLLDATDAWHWDTPQAGDLAGIPDSALGVMKQKAEQAGVDGWRVTLDMPVVQAVLAHAHNRHLRQRVYEAFTTRASDTGPNAGQWDNHPLMAEILDLRQEQAELLGYPNYAELSLAPKMAESADQVIAFLEDLAERAVPAARAEYAELEAFAKTFDGRTQLEAWDVGYYSERLREARYQLSPEDLRPYFQADQVMAGLFAVVQRLFAVTITERTDVDTWHDDVHFYEIHDADGDLRGQFYTDLYARSHKRGGAWMATARGRMGHGGALQTPVAFLTCNFTPPVGDKPALITHGEVETLFHEFGHGLHHMLTRVDAASVAGINGVAWDAVELPSQFLENWCWEREALDLFAAHHETGEPIPETLFERMTAARNFQAAMQMVRQLEFSLFDLRLHVEHDRATGERIFSLLEAVRDQVAVVRPPAFNRFPNSFAHIFAGGYAAGYYSYKWAEVLSADAFARFSEEGIFNPVTGRAFLEHVLEKGGSEDAAKLFRDFRGREPSIEPLLKASGLAA
- the gorA gene encoding glutathione-disulfide reductase; this encodes MADEAQTFDLICIGGGSGGIATARRAAAHGARCAVIESDRLGGTCVNVGCVPKKIMWQAAHAADVMERAADYGFSGVAPRHDWQALVSARAAYIERLNGIYARNLDKAEVENITGHARFVDPHTVEVDGTRYKAERFVIATGGVPGRPAIPGGDLGIDSDGFFDLRDRPERVAVVGAGYIAVELAGVLHELGSEVQLVVRREQPLREFDAAIQQAYLDSIEQGGPTLINHFTPAGLEAAWGGYALHAEDGRSLEGLDQVVWAVGRVPNTDTLGLDAAGVSTTERGTVPVDDWQVTNQPHIFALGDVTDNPYPLTPVAIAAGRRLADRVWGGQPERRLDYRDVPTVVFTHPPIGTVGLTEAQARAEYGDEVRIYQTGFVPMDFALAPAEAKQRSTMKLVCVGEDERVVGIHLFGVGSDEMLQGFAVAVRMGATKRDLDDTVAIHPTSAEEVVTMT
- a CDS encoding gamma carbonic anhydrase family protein; translated protein: MIESYQQISPQIAETAWIHDAAVVIGDVTLGEAVSVWPTAVLRGDVHRIEIGARSNIQDGAIVHVAHEGPFQSGYPAVVGEAVTVGHRAVIHACEVGNRVLVGMGAIILDGAVIEDDVIIGANTLVPPGKRLESGYLYLGSPAKVVRPLTAKEREQLPYSADHYVRLMGRHRGDAED
- a CDS encoding cation:proton antiporter, which gives rise to MPVEASATPDALLVMLVGGATLLAVMARHVCGWLRIPPLVGYILIGLGLRLVGAPLEWLNTPVITAFELLAALGLVALLFRIGLESAPRRLLAKLPGASLIWVVSVITAGLAGYAGARWVGFDPLPAGVAGVALTATSIGVSIPPWQQAGALGSESGSVALDVAELDDISGVVLMAVLLSLIPVLQTGEAIAWSTVAGTTATLLTSLVAFAAACWLFARWGEPPLARFLASCERPPAPMLVVVALGSLIAAMAGLLGFSLAVGALFAGLIFSKAPSRVREDEAYRVFHDFLAPFFFIGIGLKLDPTALIGALSAGAGLLVAAVAGKLVGTALPARWAAPRGSALPLGVSMVPRAEIAMVIMDQARRFGPEVVPPTLYGAMTLVTLVTCAATPSVVQVLLARRPQLAQSSASPR
- the aroE gene encoding shikimate dehydrogenase, translating into MDLYAVFGHPVGHSLSPRIHRLFAEETAQQMEYERREPPMDGFAEALAAFQEEGGAGANVTVPFKETAWDLAEQRSERAERAGAVNTLICGESLYGDNTDGEGLINDLRNNLGVGLAGKRLLIIGAGGAARGVLAPLLAEQPANLVIANRTAERAQVLAAAFDDIGGVEGIGLDELDGERFEVVINATSSGLDGEVPTLPESIVADGATAYDMVYGAEPTPFLRWASANGAFRTRDGLGMLVEQAAGAFELWRHIRPSTEPVIETLRHDTRP
- the hemB gene encoding porphobilinogen synthase, with translation MHTPTPGFPNTRLRRLRRDDFTRRLVREHRLSVDDLIQPVFVIEGEDRTEAVPSMPGVERRTVDRLVAEAEALDALGIPAITLFPVIPAEAKTADAAEAWNPQGLAQRAVRAVKAHVPELGVITDVALDPFTLHGQDGLLDETGYVANDLTLDALVRQARSHAEAGADIVAPSDMMDGRVAAIRGALEADGCSETRILAYAAKYASAFYGPFRDAVGSAGNLAGGDKRTYQMDPGNSDEALREVALDLAEGADMVMIKPGMPYLDVIQRVREQFGVPTFAYQVSGEYAMLSAAFENGWLDRRACVMEALLGFKRAGADAILTYFAKEVAGWLTDH
- a CDS encoding NUDIX domain-containing protein, whose amino-acid sequence is MNKRRPRTLSAGMVIVRPEAAEWRFLLLRAYQYWDFPKGRTEAGETPLQAAWREVAEETGITELDLAWGEDYIETGPYARGKVARYYLARTETRKVVLGIAPELGTPEHHEWRWVDETTAYHLTAPRVRQVLDWATHRLPRCPAA